From the Cyanobacteria bacterium GSL.Bin1 genome, one window contains:
- a CDS encoding universal stress protein gives MSLFKRDRVLVPIDFSESSFQALEEAIKEVEDPEKVHILHVLRPLNPGDPGMIWHTVDNDTRRRHVEKVFYKRCSDPQYKKAPFNVVIGKPARKIIDYAKKNDIQLIIIPSHAHKGLNRFALGSVAERVVRQAPCPVLVLRG, from the coding sequence ATGAGTTTATTCAAGCGCGATCGCGTTTTGGTTCCCATTGATTTTTCCGAATCCTCTTTTCAAGCCCTTGAAGAAGCCATTAAAGAAGTCGAAGATCCTGAGAAGGTTCATATCCTCCACGTTTTACGCCCGCTGAATCCTGGCGATCCGGGAATGATTTGGCATACCGTTGATAATGACACGCGTCGTCGCCATGTCGAGAAAGTCTTTTATAAACGCTGTTCTGATCCCCAGTATAAAAAAGCACCGTTTAATGTGGTGATTGGTAAGCCTGCTAGAAAAATTATCGACTATGCTAAAAAAAATGACATTCAATTGATTATTATTCCCTCTCATGCTCATAAAGGGTTAAACCGCTTTGCGTTGGGATCCGTGGCAGAACGAGTGGTCCGTCAAGCCCCTTGCCCAGTTTTAGTCTTGCGAGGCTAA
- a CDS encoding ATP-binding domain-containing protein, translating to MAKLNAHFIATEPFAQAGQSAEKQVWEAIQVAFAQRQCIAYWRYPIFSTVGHFRKEPDILLLDRALGIIIIEVKALLINQIRQITGHLWHYQNFYTSSGNPYQQAENQLFSLLNYCDREPSLNQQITSRILVALPNIRCTDWENRGFHHLPSQPPLLFADDLTATTDLFAKLKQTPLLTQGNDLSDQQWQLLLAIISGTPVYEKPTHRVLASPESRGKVLQKIDQHLCKLDQQQEKIGKQIPPGCQRIRGIAGSGKTVLLCQKAAHMHLKYPDWDIALVFFSRSLYPVILDQLCYWLNRFREEKQHFNPKTSKLQVLHAWGAKKQPGLYRVIAEAAGVSPLTVSDLPKPERYQPQVALALACDQLLAQTTIPQVFDAILIDEGQDLLVDETIQLKTPQPFYQLAYQALRPVHSMQPQQRRLIWTYDEAQSLNHLSIPTPGTILGEKHAHLFSGEYKEGIQKTEILSRCYRLPHPVMTFAHGIGMGLLRREGMLTGVRHPEDWTALGYEVTGNFQPQTEITLKRPPENSPHPLPQFWQGEIIRFQSYATRPEELTALADQILLNLRQEGLRPSRQILVLVLGETFTARRLELEVARFLYQQGIDIYLPSAPDCNIFETPSAQRNPNQFWCEGGVTVSRIHRAKGQEADMVYIVGLDQVAQAEANLYLRNQLFTAITRTRAWVTLSGIGAYPFYEELQQVIDSGDTFRFVYQQPPLREIPITPVGEFLARYTVGERNFQNIDLPKAELSHFDLKGCNFIGANLAGANLSFSCLEGTKLVAANLENANLSHANLRKAKLVGANLKNTYFEGADLTYADLY from the coding sequence ATGGCAAAACTAAATGCCCATTTTATTGCCACTGAACCGTTTGCCCAGGCAGGGCAAAGTGCGGAAAAACAGGTTTGGGAAGCAATACAAGTTGCTTTTGCCCAACGGCAGTGTATTGCTTATTGGCGCTATCCGATTTTTTCTACCGTTGGTCATTTTCGCAAAGAACCGGATATTTTACTGCTCGATCGCGCCCTCGGAATCATTATTATTGAAGTCAAAGCACTCCTCATTAATCAAATCCGACAAATTACAGGACATCTTTGGCACTATCAAAACTTTTATACCAGCAGCGGCAATCCCTATCAGCAAGCAGAAAATCAACTGTTTTCGCTCTTAAATTACTGCGATCGCGAACCGAGTTTAAATCAGCAAATAACCAGTCGTATTTTAGTAGCTTTACCGAACATTCGTTGTACTGATTGGGAAAACCGAGGCTTTCATCATCTTCCCAGCCAACCGCCCCTTCTCTTCGCGGATGATTTAACCGCCACCACCGATTTATTCGCTAAACTGAAGCAGACCCCCCTCCTCACGCAAGGGAACGATCTCAGCGATCAACAATGGCAACTGCTGCTGGCGATTATTAGTGGAACCCCTGTTTATGAAAAGCCCACCCATCGGGTGCTCGCGTCTCCAGAAAGTCGCGGCAAAGTCCTTCAAAAAATTGATCAACACCTCTGCAAACTAGATCAACAACAAGAAAAAATTGGGAAACAAATTCCTCCCGGATGTCAACGGATTCGTGGGATTGCTGGTTCTGGAAAGACGGTTCTTTTGTGTCAAAAAGCAGCGCACATGCATTTGAAATATCCTGACTGGGATATTGCATTGGTTTTCTTTTCGCGCAGCCTCTACCCGGTCATCCTTGATCAACTCTGCTATTGGTTAAATCGCTTTCGGGAGGAGAAACAGCATTTTAACCCTAAAACTTCCAAACTGCAGGTTCTTCATGCCTGGGGGGCGAAGAAACAGCCTGGTCTCTATCGCGTTATTGCCGAAGCCGCAGGGGTATCTCCCCTCACCGTCTCTGATCTGCCCAAGCCAGAACGCTATCAACCGCAGGTTGCCCTAGCCCTTGCTTGTGACCAACTTCTCGCCCAAACTACTATTCCTCAGGTCTTCGATGCCATTCTCATTGACGAAGGACAAGACCTCTTAGTTGATGAAACAATTCAACTCAAAACACCACAACCTTTTTATCAACTGGCCTATCAAGCCCTGCGTCCGGTTCATTCTATGCAACCGCAACAACGCCGACTGATTTGGACTTATGATGAAGCTCAAAGTCTTAATCATCTGAGTATTCCGACGCCCGGTACAATTTTAGGCGAAAAACACGCCCATCTTTTCAGTGGAGAGTATAAAGAGGGGATCCAAAAAACAGAAATCCTCTCTCGCTGTTATCGCTTGCCGCATCCAGTGATGACCTTTGCCCATGGCATCGGCATGGGATTATTAAGACGAGAGGGAATGCTCACTGGCGTCAGACATCCGGAAGACTGGACAGCTTTGGGCTATGAAGTAACTGGAAACTTTCAACCCCAAACCGAAATTACCCTCAAACGCCCACCGGAAAATTCTCCCCACCCTTTACCACAGTTCTGGCAAGGAGAAATTATTCGCTTTCAAAGCTATGCCACCCGCCCAGAAGAATTAACAGCCTTAGCCGATCAAATTTTACTCAATCTGCGCCAGGAAGGCTTACGTCCCAGTCGTCAGATTTTAGTTCTCGTCTTAGGAGAAACCTTTACCGCCCGACGTTTGGAATTAGAAGTGGCACGGTTTCTCTATCAACAAGGCATTGATATTTATCTGCCCAGTGCCCCGGATTGTAATATTTTTGAGACGCCTTCTGCCCAACGTAACCCGAATCAATTTTGGTGTGAAGGGGGCGTAACCGTCTCTCGCATTCATCGGGCAAAAGGACAAGAGGCGGATATGGTCTATATTGTGGGGCTAGATCAAGTGGCACAAGCCGAAGCCAACCTTTATCTGCGGAATCAGTTGTTTACCGCCATTACCCGCACTCGCGCTTGGGTCACGTTAAGCGGTATCGGTGCTTATCCCTTTTATGAAGAGTTACAACAGGTCATTGACAGTGGCGACACCTTTCGCTTTGTTTATCAGCAACCGCCGTTAAGGGAAATTCCCATTACCCCAGTTGGAGAGTTTCTAGCGCGGTATACGGTTGGAGAACGGAATTTTCAAAATATTGATTTACCCAAGGCCGAGTTAAGTCATTTCGATCTTAAAGGATGTAATTTTATTGGGGCCAATTTAGCGGGGGCGAATTTGAGTTTTAGTTGTTTGGAAGGAACAAAATTAGTTGCGGCTAACTTAGAAAATGCCAATTTAAGCCATGCCAATTTAAGGAAGGCAAAATTAGTCGGGGCAAACTTAAAGAATACGTATTTTGAGGGGGCTGATCTGACTTATGCTGATTTATATTAG